Genomic DNA from Alkalihalobacterium alkalinitrilicum:
TCGTTCTTTACTTCATAGCTAATGCACTGCTTTATTGATGAAGTAGCATTTCATACCCAAAAAAAGATTTATTGATTTCATTGTAATAAAAGAAAGAAATACAGCAAAATATATACTATAAATAGTATAGTGTGATCGTAAGCTATAAAGATACGTTTTACATAAACACAATAGTTCGGTATTATTCTTATGTTGTCATGAAATAGGTGAACAAGAAAGGATGTAAACAGGAATGTCAAAACAACAAATTGGAGTTTTAGGTGTTGGCGTCATGGGAAAAAGTTTAGCTCTAAATTTCGAAAGTAAAGGCTATACAGTCTCCATCTATGACGTTTCATCTGAAACAGTAAAAAATATTACTCGAGAACACTCCGATAAACAAATTGCCGGCACCCATAGTATTGAAGAATTTGTACAATCTCTTGAAGTACCTCGTAAGATCTTATTAATGGTCCAAGCTGGTGAAGTAACTGACAAAGCCATTGAATCATTAATCCCTTATTTGAACGAAAAAGACATCTTAATTGATGGTGGAAATACATATTATGTAGATACGATAAGACGCAATCAATACCTGGCTGAAAAAGGCGTTCATTTTATTGGAGCGGGTGTATCAGGAGGAGAAGAAGGTGCATTAAAAGGTCCTGCAATTATGCCTGGCGGTCAAAAAGAAGCATATGATTTAGTTCAATCCATGTTAGAGGATATATCTGCTAAAGCTAATGGAGAGCCTTGTTGTACATATATTGGTCCAGACGGTGCAGGACATTACGTAAAAATGGTTCATAATGGTATAGAATACGGTGATATGCAATTAATCTGTGAAGCTTATTTTCTAATGAAGCAAGGTTTAAATTTAAATAATGACGAACTACATGAAATTTTTTCTGAGTGGAACAAAGGTGAATTAGATAGCTATTTAATTGAAATTACCGCTGACATTTTTACGAAGAAAGACTCTGAAACAGGTGAAGCAATCGTAGATTTAATTTTAGATACAGCGGGACAGAAAGGAACTGGGAAGTGGACAAGCCAAAGTTCTTTAGATCTCGGTGTACCGTTACCTATTATCACAGAGTCGGTTTTTGCTCGTTTTCTTTCTGCTATGAAGCAAGAGCGTGTGAAAGCAAGTTCCATCCTTTCAGGGCCAAACCAACCTCAATTTAAGGGAAATAAAGTAGAAATTATTGAATCAATCCGGCAAGCATTGTATTTTAGTAAAATTATTTCTTACGCACAAGGCTTTGCACAGTTAAAAGCAGCTTCCGAAGAATATGATTGGAATCTTCAATTCGGAAAAATTGCCATGATTTTTAGAGAGGGCTGTATTATTCGAGCTGGCTTCTTACAAAATATTATGGAAGCCTATGATCAAAATCCAAACTTAGAAAACCTCTTATTAGATCCATACTTCAAAGGTATTTCGGATCAATATCAAGGTGCGTTACGTGATGTGATATCGCTTGCAGTACAAAGCGGGATTCCTGTACCTACTTTGTCAGGTGCACTTTCTTATTTTGATAGCTACCGCAGCGAACGCTTACCAGCAAACCTTTTACAAGCACAACGAGATTATTTTGGAGCTCATACGTACCAACGAATTGATAAAGAAGGAACATTCCATACTCAATGGCTCGAAAAATAAGATAGGTTTCCACTAACAAAATTTTTCTCATTTCAGAAACGTACGATTCTATAAATGCAAAAGAAGCATGAGGTTCAGTACAAATCCTCATGCTTCTTCTTTTTACTTCATTAATATAATCGGTTCCTTGTGAACTGCGGATGACCCTAAACCTCTCCCTTTAGATTATAAAGATACTCCATCTATTAATAATACTCGAGCTAGTGAAGCATCTGTACCGATTAATTTTAACTGTGCAGCGACCAGCAAATAATCTTTTGCTTCTACGTCTTTTAATTGCAAGCCTTCAATCATAATAATCTGTTAAATCCAACACCTTACATGGAACGACAAGTTGTTCCAATTGCTTGTTTTTCAGGTTTATTTTTCTATACGGACATTCCTTCATAAATAGGAACACTTATATCAATTACTTTCATTTATATATCAATCCCTATTTCTATTTATTGATCTCGTTAATGGACCACCAATGATTGTTATCTTGAGATAATAATTCGTCAGCTGCTTTAGGTCCCATTGAACCTGTTTCATATGTGTGAATTTCAATTTCTCGACTTTCCCAAGTTTTTGAAATTGTATCAATAAATGTCCACGATAGATCAACTTCATCCCAGTGAGCAAAGTTCGTGGCATCCCCTAGCATGCAGTCATAAATTAGACGTTCATACGCTTCTGGCGTATTGCCAGAATCAACACAATCATTACAATAATCAAGCTGAACTGGCTCACTTCCACCTGATGCTCCAACTTTTTTGCCATTTAAGATTAATGAGATTCCTTCATCTGGTTGAATATGAATAATTAATAAATTAGGATGCACTTTCTTTTCTTGATTTAAGTATAGATTCATCGGCAAATCTTTAAATTGGACGACCACTTCTGTTGATTTTGCACGCATTCTTTTACCAGTCCTAATATAAAAAGGAACGCCAGCCCATCTATGACTGTCAATTATAAGTTTTCCCGCAACAAACGTTTCTGTATAAGATTGAGGATCCACATTCTTTTCGCTACGGTACCCTGGAACCTCTTTCCCATTGACCTTTCCTGGTCCATATTGAGCTCGAACAAAATAATCGCTCACTTTCTCATGAGGAACAGGTCTTAGTGCACGTAAAACTTTAATTTTTTCACTGCGGATTTCTTCAGGAGTTAACCGCAACGGCGGATCCATTGCTAATAAAGAAACCATTTGTAACATATGATTTTGAACCATATCACGGAGAGCGCCCGACTTTTCATAATAACCACCACGGTCCTCTACCCCTAATGTTTCACTAGAAGTGATTTGAATGTTTTCGATGTAACGATTACTCCATAAATGTTCAAAAATGGCGTTACCAAAGCGGATTACTTCGATGTTTTGAACCATTTCCTTGCCTAAATAATGATCGATACGATAAATTTCATCTTCCGAAAAAGCTTCACGAATTTCCCTATTTAACTGCTGAGCCGAGGGTAAATCATGTCCGAATGGCTTTTCAATAATAAGCCTTGTCCACCCATTAGTTTCAGTTAATCCTTCCGATTTTAAATTGGAAGCGATCATACCAAAAAATTCAGGAGCCATCGCCATATAAAAAATACGATTTCCAGGTATTTGAAACTTAGTATCTAACTCACCTAATAATGAATTTAGTTCGTGATATGACTTTTTCTCTTGCACATCAAAAGGTAAGTAATAAAAATGCTCACAAAACTGAGCGACTAATTCTTCATTTTCTGTTTGTATTAAAGATTGACTAACGGTTTCGCGCAGTGATTCATTTGTCCAGGGACGTCTTCCTAACCCAACAACTGCAAATTCTGCAGACAACTTATTCGCCTTGAACAAATTAAAAATTGAAGGATAAAGTTTTCGTTTTGCCAAGTCACCAGTAGCACCAAATATTATTAAAGTCGTTTTCGGTTTCATATTCATTTATAAAAGCCTCTCTTATCTTCAGAACTATATTTCTTTTTTTGGGACCTCTTGTAGGAAATTAAAACTTACAGTGAGACCAGGGATAGATTCAAGAAAAAGATTGAATTAGCAACCCTTCTAATAATTTCTCCTGATAACCTTTAATTTATCAGCACAACTATCTGTAAAAAATCATTCCGTAAAATTCACAACATTTTCAATTCTAGTCGAGCATTTTATTAAAATCAATCTATTTGTTCCATTTTTACAGTGTGAACGATAAGAGAGCTTATTTTAACTGACTTTTCTTTTATAGAACGCAGTTGACAATTCTTCCATACATAAATAAGCTATATTTATTAGAATATTCATAAAAGTTTAATAATATGGATATAATTGAAAAAAGAACCACCTATTCATTTGATCGTTTTCTACAAGCACGTGACCAACTTGATCACTTAAACAATCCTTTTTACATCGTGTTCTTGACTCCTACACGCAAGAATATAAAATTTACGAAACAGAAAAATGAAAGCGTTCTCAAATGAAACTTCCACTCGTTGGCGTAAGTTCACTGAAGAAAATGCGCGTGTTGAAAATCACCCTAGAATCAGGCACTTTGATGCGCACAATCACCGTATTGATCAAATTATTCGTCCTTTCCAAATAAACGTAACATCACAACTGCAAGAAAATGGACCCAATATCTCGAAGGTTTATATCTCATGTTTCAAGAAGATTTATTAACCAACATTCAAGATAATGATATCATACCTAATGAGCTTCTCACCTCTGTGTATTAACCAAATTAAGCTATCATTATGACAACAAGACGAAAATTTTTTTTTTATACTTGATATTAAGTTAATCCCCACTAAAGATGACAACCATCTTTAGCGGGGATTACTTATGTGAGAAACACGACTAATAGAACTATAAAAGCAACACTGTTTCCCATTTCAATCAAACCTAATGTCATTGGTTTGATTTTTTTATTCCTTGGCATGATCCATGTTTTTAATGAGCTTACAGCTAAGGCTAAAGCAATAAAAGGTAGACCAAATAAGAGTGGTATTATAATTAAGCTACTATGATAAATGTTCGAAAGTTTATGAAAGTGTTGGTTTCCTCGTTCCCGAATGAAAGTCTTAATGTGAAACACACTACCAATGAAAAAACATAAATTTACGAGCATGAGCATATACGCTTGGATCGGAATTTCACGATTACCGATATAAAATGCAATTAGGACTAAAAATGAAAAGCCGAAGATAGCTATAACATCATTAATAAATAAACGTTCTTTTTTTTGCTTTGCAAACCATAAATTCACAGCGAAGAACGGACTAATGAAAAGGAACAACACCATTAAAAAAGGAAGTTGAATAATGATTGGAATGAAGAATAGACTCCCAATAATGGTATATAATCCGATGGCAGGAAGAACGCTCTTTCCTAATCTAGGTTGTCTAATATACGCAAGAATTGGACCTGTCGCAAAGTAAAAGCTTAATATCCCGATAAAGAAAAAGAGATGGGTCCAGTTCGTCGTGCTAAACAGAATACCCAATAAATACGGAACAATTAACATTGCCCACGCCCCATGTTCACGAGGAATAAACCAGTTCATTTTCACCCCGCCTTTCTTTTTTTTCCTTAATCACAAAAGTGTGCAGTTTAATTGGGTATACTGGCGCTAATCTCAAGTAAAGCTGTTCAGCAAAGCTTCAGATAGGGAGAATGGCGCCAGTTACTGGGGGAGAAAAAGATCTGCTCTTTATTCAGCAGTATCTTATACACATACTTTAACAAATAGTTTGATGTGGTGAAGTGAAATTCATCACACTTCAATTT
This window encodes:
- the gndA gene encoding NADP-dependent phosphogluconate dehydrogenase; amino-acid sequence: MSKQQIGVLGVGVMGKSLALNFESKGYTVSIYDVSSETVKNITREHSDKQIAGTHSIEEFVQSLEVPRKILLMVQAGEVTDKAIESLIPYLNEKDILIDGGNTYYVDTIRRNQYLAEKGVHFIGAGVSGGEEGALKGPAIMPGGQKEAYDLVQSMLEDISAKANGEPCCTYIGPDGAGHYVKMVHNGIEYGDMQLICEAYFLMKQGLNLNNDELHEIFSEWNKGELDSYLIEITADIFTKKDSETGEAIVDLILDTAGQKGTGKWTSQSSLDLGVPLPIITESVFARFLSAMKQERVKASSILSGPNQPQFKGNKVEIIESIRQALYFSKIISYAQGFAQLKAASEEYDWNLQFGKIAMIFREGCIIRAGFLQNIMEAYDQNPNLENLLLDPYFKGISDQYQGALRDVISLAVQSGIPVPTLSGALSYFDSYRSERLPANLLQAQRDYFGAHTYQRIDKEGTFHTQWLEK
- the zwf gene encoding glucose-6-phosphate dehydrogenase, with the translated sequence MNMKPKTTLIIFGATGDLAKRKLYPSIFNLFKANKLSAEFAVVGLGRRPWTNESLRETVSQSLIQTENEELVAQFCEHFYYLPFDVQEKKSYHELNSLLGELDTKFQIPGNRIFYMAMAPEFFGMIASNLKSEGLTETNGWTRLIIEKPFGHDLPSAQQLNREIREAFSEDEIYRIDHYLGKEMVQNIEVIRFGNAIFEHLWSNRYIENIQITSSETLGVEDRGGYYEKSGALRDMVQNHMLQMVSLLAMDPPLRLTPEEIRSEKIKVLRALRPVPHEKVSDYFVRAQYGPGKVNGKEVPGYRSEKNVDPQSYTETFVAGKLIIDSHRWAGVPFYIRTGKRMRAKSTEVVVQFKDLPMNLYLNQEKKVHPNLLIIHIQPDEGISLILNGKKVGASGGSEPVQLDYCNDCVDSGNTPEAYERLIYDCMLGDATNFAHWDEVDLSWTFIDTISKTWESREIEIHTYETGSMGPKAADELLSQDNNHWWSINEINK
- a CDS encoding YwiC-like family protein, giving the protein MNWFIPREHGAWAMLIVPYLLGILFSTTNWTHLFFFIGILSFYFATGPILAYIRQPRLGKSVLPAIGLYTIIGSLFFIPIIIQLPFLMVLFLFISPFFAVNLWFAKQKKERLFINDVIAIFGFSFLVLIAFYIGNREIPIQAYMLMLVNLCFFIGSVFHIKTFIRERGNQHFHKLSNIYHSSLIIIPLLFGLPFIALALAVSSLKTWIMPRNKKIKPMTLGLIEMGNSVAFIVLLVVFLT